A single genomic interval of Bacillota bacterium harbors:
- a CDS encoding DUF86 domain-containing protein has product MFRDEATLIDIISSARLVKLFVAGLTKEQFLGDIKTQSAVLYQPLVMGEAVKRLSREFRSLHPEVPWQLIAGMRDHLIHGYDVIDWEEIWKTATRDVPDLLTQIEHLYPEESGQSL; this is encoded by the coding sequence ATGTTTCGTGATGAAGCCACTTTGATAGATATCATCAGTTCTGCTCGATTGGTGAAGCTCTTTGTAGCGGGGTTGACCAAAGAGCAGTTTCTGGGCGATATCAAGACCCAATCCGCAGTGTTGTATCAGCCGCTGGTCATGGGAGAGGCAGTCAAGCGACTTTCGCGGGAGTTTCGCTCACTCCATCCCGAGGTTCCATGGCAACTGATTGCCGGTATGCGGGACCACCTGATTCACGGCTACGACGTTATTGACTGGGAGGAGATTTGGAAAACTGCAACCCGAGACGTTCCTGACCTGCTGACACAAATCGAGCATCTGTACCCCGAAGAGTCTGGTCAATCGTTGTGA
- a CDS encoding nucleotidyltransferase domain-containing protein produces the protein MDNMHVTLPKRELEEFCRRWKVREIAVFGSALRQDFSTDSDVDVLVDFQQDADWSLLDHVQMERELERLLQRKVDLITKRALMRSPNWVIRREILRTARVVFLASEESDVS, from the coding sequence ATGGACAATATGCACGTCACCCTGCCAAAACGGGAGCTGGAAGAGTTCTGCCGGCGCTGGAAGGTTCGCGAAATCGCTGTGTTCGGCTCGGCGTTGCGCCAAGACTTCTCAACCGACAGCGACGTGGACGTTCTCGTCGACTTCCAACAGGATGCGGACTGGAGCTTACTGGATCACGTGCAGATGGAGCGTGAGTTGGAACGACTGCTCCAGAGAAAGGTCGACCTCATTACCAAACGTGCTCTGATGAGAAGCCCGAATTGGGTAATCCGTCGCGAAATCTTGAGAACAGCGCGGGTTGTGTTCCTTGCTTCCGAGGAATCCGATGTTTCGTGA
- a CDS encoding aldose 1-epimerase family protein, with protein MPRLFGKEFSVQELLQKVGDISQIARVKPVRLIEGVEDGVLGFDFMTGSGLTFSVLASRGMDISAAHYKGKPLAWRSATGDAHPYTYEPEKFGWLRGFYGGLVTTCGYSTMGFPSEDDGQQLGLHGRASYTPAYHLAWGGEWHGEQYVLFAQGCLREAIVFGENLQLTRRIETQLGATWLRIHDVVKNLGYKRTPHMILYHINLGWPVVDEGAEVVLPSQEVTPRTEIAAKDIGIWNRLIAPTPGFYEQVYFHKMGAKADGSVVCGIVNRACEGGYGVYVRYNRNELPYFTQWKMMGQGEYVVGLEPGNALVQGRVEERAAGRLQYLEPGEERTYTLEIGVLDAAEAIEQFEKDVKDCTG; from the coding sequence ATGCCTCGGTTGTTCGGCAAAGAGTTCTCCGTGCAAGAGCTGCTGCAAAAGGTCGGTGACATCTCGCAAATCGCCCGGGTGAAGCCGGTACGCCTGATAGAGGGTGTGGAAGACGGCGTACTGGGCTTTGATTTTATGACCGGCAGTGGGCTGACCTTCAGCGTGCTTGCCAGCCGCGGGATGGACATCTCGGCAGCGCACTACAAGGGCAAACCGCTGGCATGGCGTTCCGCTACCGGCGATGCCCATCCGTATACCTACGAGCCGGAGAAGTTCGGCTGGCTGCGCGGTTTCTACGGTGGACTGGTCACCACCTGCGGCTACAGCACGATGGGCTTTCCCAGTGAGGACGACGGACAGCAGCTGGGCTTACATGGAAGGGCATCCTACACGCCAGCTTATCACCTCGCATGGGGCGGAGAATGGCACGGCGAGCAATACGTGCTGTTTGCACAGGGCTGTCTGCGCGAGGCAATCGTGTTCGGGGAGAACCTGCAGCTCACCCGCCGTATCGAAACACAGCTGGGCGCAACATGGCTGCGCATTCATGACGTGGTGAAGAACCTCGGTTACAAACGCACTCCGCACATGATTCTGTATCATATCAACCTGGGCTGGCCCGTGGTGGACGAAGGCGCGGAAGTGGTGCTCCCCAGTCAGGAGGTAACCCCGCGCACCGAAATCGCCGCGAAGGACATCGGCATTTGGAACCGACTGATTGCGCCCACTCCCGGCTTCTACGAGCAGGTCTACTTCCACAAGATGGGCGCGAAGGCAGACGGCTCGGTGGTCTGCGGGATTGTGAACCGCGCCTGTGAGGGCGGTTATGGCGTATACGTGCGCTACAACCGCAATGAACTGCCCTACTTCACGCAGTGGAAGATGATGGGACAGGGCGAGTACGTGGTCGGCTTGGAGCCGGGCAACGCGCTGGTACAGGGACGGGTGGAAGAGCGAGCCGCCGGACGCCTGCAGTATCTGGAGCCGGGCGAGGAGCGCACCTACACGCTGGAAATCGGCGTGCTGGACGCTGCGGAAGCCATCGAGCAGTTCGAGAAGGACGTGAAGGACTGCACCGGCTGA